One genomic segment of Myxocyprinus asiaticus isolate MX2 ecotype Aquarium Trade chromosome 14, UBuf_Myxa_2, whole genome shotgun sequence includes these proteins:
- the LOC127451325 gene encoding cytokine receptor-like factor 3, which yields MSIEAEGLLQEAKENIEAAQNYRSELQQRLHGLSQARKQVRGSASQTREALQRHFQELQMTVSRLLTERLNTLLQEVDNIEQDSVSPLDDCQKLIEHGISTADELLREGEAAIRCGINEREDQLGIFTKKALQIQLDSLPEVPVLVDVPCLSAQLDDSLLHMFRTQAVRHGSVASHPPVQIEELVERPGGMLVRWCKVDEDFTPQDYRLQYRRVNSSQYEDAYIGKDTEFLVLNLDPHMDNLFRVCARGEGRTEWSPWSIPQTGYTTLAPHEWLPGVDGYILSSRKNIAMRSDSLPGHGGVLYSNSPTYFCGQTLTFKITAAGQTDRRDSLGVCADSGTGTNSLQRDQAVCISTNGAVFVNGKEMTNQLPAISVGSSVTFDMEVVNLFPMSNNNNPSDGGNFKLRVTIGSGNREVVFDWLLDQVMDSLFFGCSFTHPGWKVLVF from the exons ATGTCAATAGAGGCAGAGGGGTTACTGCAGGAGGCGAAGGAGAACATCGAAGCAGCCCAGAACTACAGGAGCGAGCTACAGCAGAGACTGCATGGACTCAGCCAGGCACGCAAACAG gtgcGGGGCAGTGCCAGCCAGACGCGTGAGGCTCTGCAGCGGCACTTTCAGGAGCTGCAGATGACTGTGAGCAGACTGCTGACTGAGAGGCTAAACACTCTGCTGCAGGAGGTTGACAACATCGAGCAGGATAGCGTCAGTCCTTTAGATGACTGTCAGAAGCTCATTGAGCATGGAATCAGCACAGCCGATGAGCTGCTCAGGGAGG GGGAGGCTGCCATCCGCTGTGGTATAAATGAGAGGGAGGACCAGCTGGGCATCTTCACTAAAAAAGCTCTGCAGATTCAGTTGGACAG CCTGCCCGAGGTACCTGTGTTGGTGGATGTGCCATGTCTGTCTGCACAGCTGGATGACTCTTTGCTGCATATGTTCCGTACGCAAGCGGTTCGGCATGGCAGTGTGGCCTCTCATCCACCCGTTCAGATTGAAGAGCTGGTGGAGAGACCGGGTGGCATGCTGGTGCGCTGGTGTAAG GTGGATGAGGATTTTACCCCTCAGGACTACCGGTTGCAGTACCGTCGGGTTAACTCTTCTCAATATGAGGATGCATACATTGGGAAAGACACTGAGTTCCTAGTTCTTAACCTTGATCCGCACATGGACAACCTGTTCCGCGTGTGTGCCAGAGGGGAGGGCCGAACTGAATGGAGCCCATGGAGCATCCCGCAGACCGGCTACACCACACTCGCACCCCACG aaTGGCTACCAGGCGTGGATGGGTACATTTTAAGCAGTAGAAAGAACATCGCCATGCGCAGTGACTCATTGCCAGGTCATGGGGGTGTTCTTTATTCAAACTCTCCCACCTACTTCTGTGGACAGACCCTCACCTTCAA GATCACTGCTGCCGGGCAGACAGATAGGCGTGACAGTTTGGGTGTGTGCGCTGATAGTGGAACTGGCACAAACTCACTGCAGAGGGATCAGGCTGTCTGTATATCCACCAATG GTGCTGTGTTTGTGAATGGCAAGGAGATGACCAATCAGTTGCCAGCCATTTCTGTTGGTTCTTCTGTAACCTTTGACATGGAAGTCGTCAACCTCTTTCCTATGAGCAACAACAACAACCCTAGTGATGGGGGAAACTTCAAGCTGAGGGTGACGATTGGCTCTGGGAACAGAGAAGTGGTGTTTGATTGGTTGCTCGATCAGGTTATGGACAGCCTGTTCTTTGGCTGCTCCTTCACACACCCTGGAtggaaagtgctggtgttttga